In a genomic window of Halalkalicoccus sp. CG83:
- a CDS encoding alcohol dehydrogenase catalytic domain-containing protein has product MRVAAFSELIGPDGVSIEERDDPRPEPSQAVVDVEACAINRHDLWILQGDSAMVDAADLPFVSGLDVAGVVERVGEDCDVDPGDRVVLCPNQSCGTCRYCREGPENRCVEFSLYHGGLAEEALVSADRLVRLPDGVGPAAAAALPTAYVTAWHMIRRAGIGPGDRVLVPGATGGVGVAAIQLLGVLGARSVGSSRSAERLERVAALGADHTIESDDPEEMADEVLEVGETTAVLNHLGGGGYLKAGLRTLERGGRMVVCGRTAGDVGEIDVSSVFLSHHHVIGSTMGTQPDLERLVEMTADGALEPVVDGEFDLEETAAAFAAMQEDDTVGKLIVRP; this is encoded by the coding sequence ATGCGCGTAGCCGCGTTCAGCGAACTGATCGGTCCGGACGGCGTCTCGATCGAGGAGCGCGACGACCCCCGACCGGAGCCCAGTCAGGCGGTCGTCGACGTCGAGGCGTGCGCGATCAACCGCCACGACCTCTGGATCCTCCAGGGGGACTCGGCGATGGTCGATGCGGCCGACCTCCCGTTCGTCTCGGGGCTGGACGTCGCCGGCGTCGTCGAGCGCGTCGGCGAGGACTGTGACGTCGACCCGGGCGATCGGGTGGTGCTCTGTCCGAACCAGAGCTGTGGGACGTGTCGCTACTGTCGAGAGGGCCCCGAGAACCGATGTGTCGAGTTCTCACTCTATCACGGCGGGCTCGCGGAGGAGGCGCTGGTGTCGGCCGACCGGCTCGTTCGCCTGCCCGACGGCGTCGGGCCGGCCGCCGCGGCGGCGCTGCCGACGGCGTACGTGACGGCGTGGCACATGATCCGTCGGGCAGGGATCGGCCCCGGTGATCGAGTGCTCGTTCCCGGCGCGACCGGCGGCGTCGGCGTCGCCGCGATCCAGCTGTTGGGCGTCCTCGGCGCGCGTTCGGTCGGAAGCTCCCGATCGGCCGAGAGGCTCGAGCGCGTCGCCGCCCTCGGCGCCGACCACACGATCGAGAGCGACGACCCCGAAGAGATGGCCGACGAGGTCCTGGAGGTCGGCGAGACGACCGCGGTGCTCAATCACCTCGGCGGCGGCGGATACCTGAAGGCCGGGCTGCGGACGCTCGAACGCGGCGGCCGGATGGTCGTCTGCGGACGCACGGCGGGCGACGTGGGGGAGATCGACGTGAGTTCGGTCTTTCTCTCCCACCACCACGTGATCGGGAGTACGATGGGCACGCAGCCGGATCTCGAACGGCTGGTGGAGATGACCGCGGATGGCGCCCTCGAGCCCGTCGTGGACGGCGAGTTCGACCTCGAGGAGACCGCCGCGGCGTTCGCCGCGATGCAGGAGGACGACACGGTCGGCAAGCTGATCGTCCGTCCTTAA
- a CDS encoding TackOD1 domain-containing metal-binding protein — protein MASAGEVRLVSRLYDQPDASFEPRIRDGVVEYPAAASMLDDRDRPTTSTLDDLADAGVLNKRYTTKSYVCPGCTSTDLKYIGACPRCGSTHTIGRTVVRHADCTHASPPKEFERSDGSRHCPTCGLAVDGTNLEYNQRNICRECEAEFADPDDRMQCRECRNTYAPMRVAERTLYEYSLTARGQEWYETQIRARELLVERLENRGFETAVDVAVAGDDGEYPVHVRAEEPLLDTRVVADVHGDPSTADLDHLRTAAEHADATGIVIVTTPSIPAETARLIEGRGLNLLALHPDNGLTREWTTAEASSAPSSS, from the coding sequence ATGGCTTCCGCCGGAGAGGTCCGTCTCGTCTCAAGGCTCTACGACCAGCCGGACGCGTCGTTTGAGCCCCGAATTCGGGACGGCGTCGTCGAGTACCCGGCCGCCGCGTCGATGTTGGACGACCGGGATCGTCCCACGACCAGCACGCTCGACGACCTCGCCGATGCCGGAGTCCTGAACAAGCGGTACACGACCAAGTCCTACGTCTGTCCCGGCTGTACCAGCACCGATCTGAAGTACATTGGGGCGTGTCCTCGGTGTGGAAGCACGCACACGATCGGTCGAACGGTGGTCCGACACGCCGACTGTACCCATGCGAGTCCGCCGAAGGAGTTCGAACGGTCCGACGGGAGCCGGCACTGTCCGACCTGCGGACTCGCCGTCGACGGCACCAACCTGGAGTACAACCAACGGAACATCTGTCGAGAGTGCGAGGCCGAGTTCGCCGATCCCGACGATCGAATGCAGTGTCGTGAGTGTCGCAACACGTATGCGCCGATGCGAGTGGCCGAACGGACGCTCTACGAGTACTCGCTGACCGCTCGAGGGCAGGAGTGGTACGAAACGCAGATCAGGGCCCGGGAATTACTCGTGGAACGACTCGAGAATCGTGGATTCGAAACGGCGGTGGACGTCGCGGTCGCGGGCGACGACGGCGAGTACCCGGTTCACGTCCGCGCCGAAGAGCCGTTGCTGGATACGCGGGTTGTGGCTGATGTCCACGGCGACCCGTCCACGGCTGACCTCGATCACCTCCGAACGGCGGCCGAGCACGCGGACGCCACCGGGATCGTGATCGTCACGACGCCATCGATTCCCGCGGAGACGGCGAGGCTCATCGAGGGGAGAGGACTGAACCTCCTCGCACTCCACCCGGACAACGGCCTCACCAGAGAGTGGACGACGGCGGAGGCGTCCTCTGCCCCGTCCTCGTCGTAA
- a CDS encoding DUF2267 domain-containing protein, with protein MQEEEFVFTVQRHANIESDDDAYAATTATLRTLGERITRGEAEDIASQLPATLENALTDPNDERPEAEEFPVDEFVERVEERERDRIEEATIDGGLHAQAVTTTLGEAVSGGELDNAREQLPEEFEELFEPVDMSEEQF; from the coding sequence ATGCAGGAAGAGGAGTTCGTTTTCACGGTGCAGCGACACGCGAACATCGAATCGGACGACGACGCCTACGCGGCCACGACCGCTACGCTCCGGACGCTCGGCGAACGGATCACGCGCGGCGAGGCCGAGGACATCGCCTCCCAGCTCCCGGCGACCCTCGAGAACGCCCTGACGGATCCGAACGACGAGCGGCCCGAGGCCGAGGAGTTCCCGGTCGACGAGTTCGTCGAGCGGGTCGAGGAGCGAGAGCGCGACCGGATCGAGGAGGCGACGATCGACGGCGGGCTCCACGCACAGGCCGTGACGACGACGCTGGGCGAGGCGGTCAGCGGCGGCGAGCTCGATAACGCGCGCGAACAGCTCCCCGAGGAATTCGAGGAGCTGTTCGAGCCGGTCGATATGAGCGAGGAGCAGTTCTAA
- a CDS encoding helix-turn-helix domain-containing protein: MATIAELHIPADEFVLQHTLDTLDVDFEIERIVAHDPEEIMPYIWATGADSDELESTLEEDPSVDEIDRIARPDDAVLYQMHWLDSIQTLVHILIEEEGTILVAEGNRSGWFLRVLFPDRDSLSRAYDFCRENGLSLDVQRIYNVDDGRQGRFGLTNEQEETITAAYERGYYDVPRGVSLSDFAEELDVSHQALSERLRRGHKTLVENSVVLGRGEEEDEED, translated from the coding sequence ATGGCGACCATCGCCGAACTCCACATCCCCGCGGACGAGTTCGTCCTCCAACATACGCTCGACACCCTCGACGTCGACTTCGAGATCGAACGGATCGTCGCCCACGATCCCGAGGAGATCATGCCGTACATCTGGGCGACGGGCGCCGACTCGGACGAACTCGAATCGACGCTAGAGGAGGATCCGAGCGTCGACGAGATCGATCGAATCGCCCGGCCGGACGACGCCGTCCTCTACCAGATGCACTGGCTCGACTCGATCCAGACGCTCGTTCACATCCTCATCGAGGAGGAGGGGACGATTCTCGTCGCGGAGGGGAACCGAAGCGGCTGGTTCCTCCGGGTGTTGTTCCCCGATCGAGACTCGCTCTCGCGGGCCTACGACTTCTGCCGGGAGAACGGCCTCTCGCTCGACGTCCAGCGGATCTACAACGTCGACGATGGGCGGCAGGGCCGGTTCGGCCTCACCAACGAACAGGAGGAGACCATCACCGCGGCCTACGAACGGGGGTACTACGACGTTCCCCGCGGCGTCTCGCTTAGCGACTTCGCCGAGGAGCTCGACGTCTCCCACCAGGCGCTCTCCGAGCGGCTCCGACGCGGCCACAAGACGCTCGTCGAGAACTCGGTCGTCCTCGGCCGCGGCGAGGAGGAGGACGAAGAGGACTGA
- a CDS encoding TackOD1 domain-containing metal-binding protein gives MVRADALRLLSALSDGSLAGVEPTIDEEGRVEYTEAQHYLEFHGASPRETLDSLAGVGLLEKEYTSKTYVCPSCRTGGLQFITACPYCESTHTDRPAFFEHDSCGYVGPSTEFEENDLSDEHRCPNCDARFDSSELTIERKHRCQECEERFDTPAHRLWCRDCLHLCPPEEAIENTLYDYRLSDDGERWCSSQIDARDLLADEFESRGFEVEVDITVRDGEKAYPVHLRAQDALLDQQLVADVHSGVDAGDVRYIDLVAQRLEARPLVLSVDDDPSTELLRTATEQGVTILRLERDDSITRPSAVEVETESGSNLVKRVTSAFDLSSWKRTS, from the coding sequence ATGGTTAGAGCTGACGCGCTGCGGCTGCTCTCGGCGTTGAGCGACGGCTCGCTCGCGGGTGTCGAACCGACGATCGACGAGGAGGGACGGGTCGAGTATACCGAGGCTCAGCACTACCTCGAGTTCCACGGAGCGTCCCCCCGGGAGACGCTTGATTCGCTGGCCGGGGTGGGGCTGCTCGAGAAGGAGTACACCTCAAAGACGTACGTCTGTCCCTCCTGCCGGACGGGGGGCCTGCAGTTCATCACGGCGTGTCCGTACTGTGAGTCGACCCACACCGACCGGCCCGCGTTCTTCGAGCACGATTCATGTGGTTACGTCGGCCCGTCGACGGAGTTCGAGGAAAACGACCTATCGGACGAACACCGCTGTCCGAACTGCGACGCGCGATTCGACTCCTCGGAGCTGACGATCGAGCGAAAACACCGCTGTCAGGAGTGCGAGGAGCGGTTCGACACGCCCGCCCACCGGCTCTGGTGTCGGGACTGTCTCCACCTCTGTCCGCCCGAGGAGGCGATCGAGAATACCCTTTACGACTACCGACTCTCCGACGACGGCGAACGATGGTGTTCGTCCCAGATCGACGCCAGAGACCTGCTGGCCGACGAGTTCGAATCGCGCGGATTCGAGGTCGAGGTCGATATCACCGTGCGTGACGGCGAGAAAGCGTATCCGGTCCACCTCCGGGCCCAGGACGCGCTCCTCGATCAGCAGCTCGTCGCCGACGTCCACTCCGGCGTGGACGCGGGGGACGTCCGCTACATCGACCTAGTCGCTCAGCGACTCGAGGCCCGACCGCTGGTGCTCTCGGTCGACGACGACCCCTCGACGGAGCTGCTGCGAACGGCGACCGAGCAGGGAGTGACGATTCTCCGACTCGAACGGGACGACTCGATAACGCGTCCGTCGGCGGTCGAGGTCGAGACCGAGTCCGGGTCGAACCTCGTAAAGCGCGTTACGTCGGCGTTCGACCTGTCGTCCTGGAAGCGGACCTCCTGA
- a CDS encoding peptidase associated/transthyretin-like domain-containing protein: protein MQTRFHQLYFLPEYIIRFRNPSNGNPMESTEDASSDAQSPTPGPSHPVSRRDVVIGSGVAAGMLSIGVSPTRADDSEDGSDGVDTRCLVTVTVTGLEAEGPMSDVHVTLGTEEKLTDESGVVTFEVGTGAYELRVEKDRWESVSETLTVDGTEKKLQIPLHIDWYDDLCVIVRDASCGCPIKKATVSVSGHGSDHTDRRGVVLMMLEAQLESTEYELTVTADGYRKETRQITIHGDERLTVELLAK, encoded by the coding sequence TTGCAAACGAGATTCCATCAACTGTATTTCCTTCCGGAATATATAATACGGTTCCGGAACCCCTCTAACGGGAATCCAATGGAATCCACAGAGGACGCTTCGTCGGACGCACAGTCGCCGACGCCTGGTCCGAGTCACCCGGTCTCCAGACGCGATGTCGTCATCGGGAGCGGTGTCGCAGCGGGAATGCTGTCCATCGGGGTCAGCCCTACAAGGGCGGACGACTCCGAGGACGGCTCGGACGGTGTCGATACGAGATGTCTCGTTACCGTCACCGTGACCGGACTGGAGGCGGAGGGCCCGATGAGCGACGTTCACGTGACCCTCGGCACAGAGGAGAAGCTGACCGATGAATCGGGCGTGGTGACGTTCGAGGTGGGGACCGGCGCCTACGAGCTGAGGGTCGAGAAGGATCGATGGGAGTCCGTCTCTGAGACGCTGACGGTCGACGGGACGGAGAAAAAGCTGCAGATCCCCCTTCACATCGACTGGTACGACGACCTGTGTGTCATCGTCCGGGACGCCTCGTGTGGATGCCCGATCAAGAAGGCGACGGTCTCGGTGTCGGGTCACGGGTCGGACCACACCGACAGACGCGGGGTCGTGTTGATGATGCTCGAGGCGCAGTTGGAGTCGACCGAGTACGAACTCACCGTCACCGCGGACGGCTACCGGAAGGAGACGCGGCAGATCACGATACACGGCGACGAGCGGCTCACGGTCGAACTGCTGGCGAAGTAG
- a CDS encoding pyridoxal-phosphate-dependent aminotransferase family protein yields the protein MDDAPEIGELVPPDRTLMGPGPSDVHPRVLRAMATPLVGYLDGFYVEMMNDATEALRYLFRTENEHTLAVSGTGSAAMETAFANLVEPGETVLVPSNGYFGERMGEIAARAGGDVVTVDAPWGEPLDPAAVERAFDEHSPTVFGFVHGETSTGVRQTDVPELTRIAHANDAYAIADTVASLGGVEFHTDEWEVDVVYSGSQKCLSAPPGASPITLNDRAMEKVRSREEPVRSWYLDLEGVWEYWGDDPSYHHTGPVSTTYALREALRMVVEEGLESTWERHERVAGALVAGVEAMGVGLNVAEEHWLPTLNPVRVPSAVDDGAVVDRLLAEHGIEIVSGLGALEGEVFRVGCMGHSARPAKALGFVSAFGSALSAAGADVDPEAGIAAAGRALDDDR from the coding sequence ATGGACGACGCTCCGGAGATCGGCGAACTCGTACCGCCCGACAGGACGCTGATGGGTCCCGGACCCAGCGACGTCCACCCGCGCGTGCTCCGCGCGATGGCGACGCCGCTGGTCGGCTACCTCGACGGGTTCTACGTCGAGATGATGAACGACGCGACGGAGGCGCTTCGGTACCTGTTCCGGACGGAGAACGAACACACGCTCGCGGTCAGCGGCACGGGATCGGCCGCGATGGAGACCGCGTTCGCGAACCTCGTCGAGCCCGGCGAGACCGTTCTGGTCCCGTCGAACGGCTACTTCGGCGAACGGATGGGGGAGATCGCCGCCCGCGCGGGCGGTGACGTCGTCACCGTCGACGCGCCGTGGGGCGAGCCGCTCGATCCGGCGGCCGTCGAGCGGGCGTTCGACGAACACTCCCCGACCGTCTTCGGGTTCGTCCACGGCGAGACGAGCACGGGCGTCCGCCAGACGGACGTCCCCGAGCTGACCCGCATCGCCCACGCGAACGACGCCTACGCGATCGCCGACACGGTGGCGTCGCTCGGCGGCGTCGAGTTCCACACCGACGAGTGGGAGGTCGACGTCGTCTACTCGGGCTCCCAGAAGTGCCTCTCGGCGCCGCCGGGCGCGAGCCCCATCACGTTGAACGACCGCGCGATGGAGAAGGTTCGCTCGCGGGAGGAGCCGGTCCGGTCGTGGTATCTCGACCTGGAGGGGGTCTGGGAGTACTGGGGTGACGACCCCAGCTACCACCACACGGGCCCGGTCTCGACGACGTACGCGCTGCGCGAGGCGCTTCGCATGGTCGTCGAGGAGGGTCTCGAGTCGACGTGGGAGCGCCACGAGCGCGTTGCCGGCGCGCTCGTGGCCGGCGTCGAGGCGATGGGCGTCGGGCTGAACGTCGCCGAGGAGCACTGGCTGCCGACGCTCAACCCCGTTCGCGTCCCGTCGGCGGTCGACGACGGCGCCGTCGTCGACCGGCTGCTCGCGGAACACGGTATCGAGATCGTCAGCGGGCTCGGCGCCCTCGAGGGCGAGGTCTTCCGCGTCGGCTGCATGGGCCACTCCGCACGGCCGGCGAAGGCGCTCGGGTTCGTCTCGGCGTTCGGCTCGGCGCTCTCCGCGGCGGGCGCGGACGTCGACCCCGAGGCCGGGATCGCGGCGGCGGGCCGCGCGCTCGACGACGATCGCTGA
- a CDS encoding MFS transporter, protein MVHEGRTYYGWVVVGACFLGSFVVFGLSYSFGVFFERMLAEFGRSRGTTSIAFGVQSLMLYLGAVGIGVLIDRYGTRRMLAVGAAVLSFGLVWTSRAESLAVLVVAYGVVTGLGLSVVFVVSYATVPRWFDRRQGLAGGLASAGLGAGMLVVAPAADALIVRFGWRSALLVMAAGVVVLLCAMIGAIRDEPEPEEVPEREFDGGFHANERTALGEQFADVVAIARSPAFLALFCGWLLIYTTLYVVLAHLVVHVLDLGLSRTVGATAIALVGGTSVVGRVTVGHAADRLGRVRTFAACSAVMGAATLVLPALDAAIPLFAFAVVYGFAYGGNGALLAPLTADLFGRENINAVFGLLSTSLGIAGLASPYVAGAGHDAIGSYTPAFVAAGLAALVGAGAIVAAGRLRE, encoded by the coding sequence ATGGTTCACGAGGGCCGGACCTACTACGGCTGGGTCGTCGTCGGGGCGTGTTTCCTCGGCTCGTTCGTCGTCTTCGGACTCTCCTATTCCTTCGGCGTCTTCTTCGAGCGGATGCTCGCGGAGTTCGGCCGCTCGCGTGGCACGACGTCGATCGCCTTCGGCGTCCAGTCGCTGATGCTGTATCTCGGCGCCGTCGGGATCGGCGTGTTGATCGACCGCTACGGCACTCGCCGAATGCTCGCGGTCGGGGCGGCCGTCCTCTCGTTCGGGCTGGTCTGGACCAGCCGTGCGGAGTCGCTCGCCGTGCTCGTCGTCGCCTACGGCGTCGTTACGGGACTCGGGCTGAGCGTCGTCTTCGTCGTCTCCTACGCGACCGTTCCCCGGTGGTTCGACCGCAGACAGGGACTCGCCGGCGGCCTGGCGTCGGCCGGTCTGGGCGCCGGCATGCTCGTCGTCGCACCCGCCGCGGACGCGCTGATCGTACGATTCGGCTGGCGGTCGGCGCTGCTGGTGATGGCCGCCGGCGTCGTCGTGCTGCTATGCGCGATGATCGGCGCGATCCGTGACGAACCCGAACCCGAGGAGGTCCCCGAACGGGAGTTCGACGGCGGTTTCCACGCGAACGAGCGGACCGCTCTGGGAGAGCAGTTCGCGGACGTCGTGGCGATCGCCCGCTCGCCGGCGTTCCTCGCGCTGTTCTGTGGCTGGCTGCTGATCTACACCACGCTCTACGTCGTGCTCGCCCACCTCGTCGTCCACGTCCTCGACCTGGGGCTCTCGCGGACGGTCGGCGCGACGGCGATCGCGCTCGTCGGCGGGACGAGCGTCGTCGGGCGGGTCACCGTCGGCCACGCCGCCGACCGACTCGGTCGCGTGCGGACGTTCGCCGCCTGTTCAGCGGTCATGGGCGCGGCGACCCTCGTGCTCCCCGCGCTCGACGCGGCGATACCGCTGTTCGCGTTCGCGGTCGTCTACGGCTTCGCCTACGGGGGCAACGGCGCGCTGCTCGCGCCGCTGACGGCCGACCTGTTCGGTCGGGAGAACATCAACGCCGTGTTCGGTCTGCTCTCGACGTCACTGGGGATCGCGGGGCTCGCCTCTCCGTACGTCGCGGGCGCCGGCCACGACGCGATCGGCAGCTACACGCCGGCGTTCGTCGCCGCGGGGCTGGCGGCGCTGGTCGGCGCCGGCGCGATCGTCGCCGCGGGTCGCCTCCGGGAGTAG
- a CDS encoding NRAMP family divalent metal transporter, which translates to MSTGNYLEQPVRHTKELVRQYGLGLLFATNIFGAGSVFILSEAGANFGFGLLWVLPVTLFVGLGMHEMSARLAADDRPLMAYIKDVIGETAAKPFAIGLSFIMHFWSVANYSIAGAVVVYLTPLANLYVGIILTAALGVALVELRLYNRIEGVIAALALAIFASYLVIVLGLDLPLESIAQGFVPQIVSDFGYLTMIIALMGTTVYYPNFFIQTSMAKTKDWELVSRYRRDHTVGLVTVIVLSVAVMTVAAMTIPEGQVTLTAPGEPLAAALGPWALDVFLIGAGAASFTSATGTLFGAGFIVPQAYGHKTRFGDYRFRGVVNSLIILSVLLALPILAFTDFTPVTLAITMPAVNGVIGLPITAVALYAAVSRYFDVTRLEKAVFLAVVVLMFVSSALTAESLAQTIMGLL; encoded by the coding sequence ATGAGCACGGGCAACTATCTGGAGCAGCCAGTAAGACATACGAAGGAACTCGTCCGCCAGTACGGCCTCGGATTGTTGTTCGCCACCAACATCTTCGGTGCGGGGTCGGTGTTCATCCTCTCCGAGGCAGGCGCCAACTTCGGTTTCGGGCTGTTGTGGGTGCTACCGGTGACGCTGTTCGTGGGGCTCGGAATGCACGAGATGTCGGCGCGCCTCGCCGCCGACGATCGCCCGCTGATGGCCTACATCAAGGACGTCATCGGCGAGACCGCGGCCAAACCGTTCGCGATCGGGCTCTCGTTCATCATGCACTTCTGGAGCGTGGCCAACTACTCGATCGCCGGCGCCGTGGTCGTCTATCTCACGCCGCTCGCGAACCTCTACGTCGGCATCATCCTCACCGCCGCGCTCGGGGTCGCGCTCGTCGAGCTTCGGCTCTACAACCGAATCGAGGGAGTGATCGCGGCGCTCGCGCTGGCGATCTTCGCCTCGTATCTCGTCATCGTGCTCGGGCTCGACCTTCCGCTGGAGTCGATCGCCCAGGGTTTCGTTCCTCAGATCGTCTCCGACTTCGGGTATCTCACGATGATCATCGCGCTGATGGGGACCACCGTCTACTACCCCAACTTCTTCATCCAGACGAGCATGGCGAAGACGAAGGACTGGGAACTGGTGTCGCGCTACCGGCGTGATCACACGGTCGGGCTCGTGACGGTGATCGTGCTGAGCGTCGCGGTGATGACGGTCGCGGCGATGACGATCCCCGAGGGACAGGTCACCCTGACGGCCCCTGGAGAACCGCTCGCGGCAGCGCTCGGCCCGTGGGCGCTCGACGTGTTCCTCATCGGGGCGGGCGCCGCCTCGTTCACCAGCGCAACCGGCACGCTGTTCGGCGCGGGGTTCATCGTTCCTCAGGCGTACGGCCACAAGACCCGGTTCGGCGACTACCGGTTCCGCGGCGTCGTCAACTCGCTGATCATCCTCTCGGTGCTGCTGGCGCTGCCGATCCTCGCGTTCACCGACTTCACGCCGGTCACGCTCGCGATCACGATGCCGGCGGTCAACGGCGTGATCGGCCTGCCGATCACGGCGGTCGCGCTGTACGCGGCGGTCTCGCGGTACTTCGACGTCACGCGACTCGAAAAGGCCGTGTTCCTCGCCGTCGTGGTCCTGATGTTCGTCAGTTCGGCGCTGACCGCGGAGTCGCTGGCCCAGACGATCATGGGTCTGCTCTAG
- a CDS encoding sugar phosphate nucleotidyltransferase, which produces MQAVVPAAGEGTRLRPLTDETPKALIEVAGKPILTHCFEQLVELGVDELIVVVGYESEAIREHYGEAFEGTPISYAEQAEQRGLAHAIAQAESHVDGPFLVMNGDNVLRGNLEEVVERFRRDDVDGVLLVDEVSEAEARHTGVIDLSAEGTVRSIVEKPENPPSRLVTTGFAALPPETIEACRRIESSGRDEYELPDALTLLVEEGTRIETIELDGWRVNVNTPADVERAETLL; this is translated from the coding sequence ATGCAGGCGGTCGTTCCGGCCGCGGGAGAGGGGACCCGTCTGCGGCCGCTCACCGACGAGACGCCGAAGGCGCTGATCGAGGTCGCCGGGAAACCGATCCTCACCCACTGTTTCGAACAGCTCGTCGAGCTCGGCGTCGACGAGTTGATCGTCGTCGTCGGCTACGAGAGCGAGGCGATCCGCGAACACTACGGCGAGGCGTTCGAGGGAACGCCGATCAGCTACGCCGAACAGGCCGAGCAACGGGGCCTCGCTCACGCCATCGCGCAGGCCGAATCCCACGTCGACGGCCCCTTCCTCGTCATGAACGGCGACAACGTCCTCCGGGGCAACCTCGAGGAGGTCGTCGAACGCTTCCGTCGTGACGACGTCGACGGTGTCCTGCTGGTCGACGAGGTCTCCGAGGCGGAGGCGCGCCACACGGGCGTGATCGATCTCTCGGCGGAGGGCACCGTCCGATCGATCGTCGAGAAGCCGGAGAACCCGCCGTCGCGGCTCGTCACCACGGGGTTCGCCGCCCTCCCCCCGGAGACGATCGAGGCGTGTCGACGGATCGAATCCTCGGGACGCGACGAGTACGAGCTCCCGGACGCGTTGACGCTGCTCGTCGAGGAGGGGACACGGATCGAGACGATCGAACTCGACGGCTGGCGGGTCAACGTCAACACGCCCGCGGACGTCGAACGCGCGGAGACGCTACTGTAG